A genomic segment from Malus domestica chromosome 05, GDT2T_hap1 encodes:
- the LOC139196293 gene encoding uncharacterized protein yields MVWAEDDNWIDVSQLQPDDKSAHNPKKHRLLGEIRSYLSSGASTSSFSTSTSSIGGDQVKIKIGKKELEELVKGGGNMQGLSSVERLLTWVMINGRDGHDQYYDGRDEMDNQRPWRPVLQSIPEVN; encoded by the coding sequence ATGGTATGGGCTGAAGACGACAACTGGATTGACGTTTCTCAGCTTCAGCCTGATGATAAAAGTGCACACAACCCAAAAAAGCATAGGCTTCTTGGTGAGATAAGATCATATTTATCATCTGGAGCTTCAACATCTTCATTTTCTACTAGTACTAGTAGTATTGGAGGAGATCAAGTGAAGATCAAGATTGGAAAGAAAGAGCTGGAGGAGTTGGTTAAAGGAGGAGGAAACATGCAGGGTCTTTCATCTGTGGAACGGCTATTAACTTGGGTCATGATCAACGGCCGTGATGGTCATGATCAATACTATGATGGTCGTGATGAGATGGACAATCAACGGCCCTGGAGGCCTGTTCTCCAAAGTATTCCGGAAGTTAATTAA
- the LOC139195839 gene encoding protein DETOXIFICATION 40-like isoform X2, with protein MGSAVETLCGQAYGAHKYEMLGIYMQRSTILLVATGIPLTIVYIFSKPLLLALGESASISAAAAVFVYGLIPQIFAYACNFPIQKFLQAQSIVFPSAYISAGALVVHIVLSWVVVYKLDWGLLGAALMLSFSWWIIVVAQFVYIVWTPRCKRTWRGFSIRAFSGLWRFLKLSAASAVMLCLETWYYQIIVLIAGLLEDAEIALDALSICITITGWVFMVSVGFNAAASVRVGNELGVGHPKAAAFAVVMVTTSSFLISVVCAIIVLALRDVISYIFTEGETVSNAVSELSPYVAISIILNGIQPVLSGVAVGCGWQAFVAYVNVGCYYIVGIPLGCLLGFKFDFGVQGIWGGMIGGTFIQTVILMWVTFRTDWNKEVEKVRNRLDNWEDKKERSHEDLLIN; from the exons ATGGGTAGTGCAGTGGAAACTCTATGTGGTCAAGCCTATGGAGCACATAAATATGAAATGCTGGGCATATACATGCAGAGATCAACAATCCTCCTCGTGGCAACTGGGATCCCACTTACGATAGTTTACATCTTCTCCAAGCCCCTCTTGCTAGCCCTAGGTGAATCAGCCTCCATCTCAGCCGCAGCCGCGGTTTTCGTATACGGTCTGATCCCTCAAATATTTGCCTACGCTTGCAATTTCCCCATACAAAAATTCCTCCAAGCCCAGAGCATAGTGTTCCCTAGTGCCTACATCTCAGCAGGTGCACTTGTGGTGCACATAGTGTTAAGCTGGGTGGTGGTGTACAAACTGGATTGGGGTTTGCTGGGTGCGGCGTTGATGCTGAGTTTTTCATGGTGGATTATAGTGGTGGCACAGTTTGTGTACATCGTTTGGACTCCAAGGTGCAAGCGTACATGGAGAGGTTTTAGCATTAGGGCATTTTCCGGTCTTTGGAGATTTTTGAAGTTGTCTGCAGCATCGGCCGTAATGTTATGCCTTGAGACTTGGTATTATCAAATTATAGTCTTGATTGCTGGGTTGCTTGAAGATGCTGAAATTGCCTTGGACGCCCTCTCTATCTG CATTACCATAACTGGATGGGTGTTCATGGTTTCTGTGGGGTTCAATGCTGCTGCAAG TGTGAGGGTCGGGAATGAGCTTGGGGTTGGGCATCCAAAAGCGGCTGCATTTGCAGTTGTAATGGTAACTACAAGCTCCTTCCTAATCTCGGTGGTCTGTGCCATAATTGTACTTGCATTGCGAGATGTCATAAGTTACATTTTCACTGAGGGGGAAACAGTCTCTAATGCAGTCTCAGAACTTTCTCCTTATGTTGCAATATCTATCATTCTCAACGGTATTCAACCTGTTTTGTCAG GGGTGGCTGTTGGGTGTGGATGGCAAGCATTTGTAGCATACGTTAACGTGGGATGCTACTACATCGTTGGCATTCCATTGGGTTGCCTTCTTGGCTTCAAGTTCGACTTTGGAGTTCAG GGAATATGGGGTGGGATGATAGGAGGTACTTTTATTCAGACTGTTATCTTAATGTGGGTCACATTTCGTACTGACTGGAACAAAGAG GTTGAAAAGGTAAGGAATCGTTTGGACAATTGGGAAGACAAAAAGGAGCGTTCTCATGAGGATCTTCTGATTAATTAG
- the LOC139195839 gene encoding protein DETOXIFICATION 40-like isoform X1, which produces MEYSSDSDLSEPMLVPKTSSLQQIVSSELEDTLNNTDLSNFQRLRTATWLETKTLYRLAAPAVVVYLLNNVISMSTQILCGHLGNLELAASSLGNTGIQVFAYGLMLGMGSAVETLCGQAYGAHKYEMLGIYMQRSTILLVATGIPLTIVYIFSKPLLLALGESASISAAAAVFVYGLIPQIFAYACNFPIQKFLQAQSIVFPSAYISAGALVVHIVLSWVVVYKLDWGLLGAALMLSFSWWIIVVAQFVYIVWTPRCKRTWRGFSIRAFSGLWRFLKLSAASAVMLCLETWYYQIIVLIAGLLEDAEIALDALSICITITGWVFMVSVGFNAAASVRVGNELGVGHPKAAAFAVVMVTTSSFLISVVCAIIVLALRDVISYIFTEGETVSNAVSELSPYVAISIILNGIQPVLSGVAVGCGWQAFVAYVNVGCYYIVGIPLGCLLGFKFDFGVQGIWGGMIGGTFIQTVILMWVTFRTDWNKEVEKVRNRLDNWEDKKERSHEDLLIN; this is translated from the exons ATGGAGTACTCAAGTGATAGTGATCTCTCTGAGCCCATGTTAGTTCCCAAAACATCTTCATTACAGCAGATAGTAAGCTCGGAACTGGAAGACACACTAAACAACACTGACCTCTCAAACTTTCAGCGTCTCCGAACGGCCACGTGGCTCGAGACAAAGACCCTGTATCGCCTGGCAGCTCCGGCGGTGGTGGTTTACTTGCTCAACAATGTTATATCCATGTCCACCCAAATCTTATGTGGTCATCTTGGCAATCTTGAACTTGCTGCCTCATCTCTTGGCAACACTGGGATTCAAGTTTTCGCCTACGGCCTTATG CTTGGTATGGGTAGTGCAGTGGAAACTCTATGTGGTCAAGCCTATGGAGCACATAAATATGAAATGCTGGGCATATACATGCAGAGATCAACAATCCTCCTCGTGGCAACTGGGATCCCACTTACGATAGTTTACATCTTCTCCAAGCCCCTCTTGCTAGCCCTAGGTGAATCAGCCTCCATCTCAGCCGCAGCCGCGGTTTTCGTATACGGTCTGATCCCTCAAATATTTGCCTACGCTTGCAATTTCCCCATACAAAAATTCCTCCAAGCCCAGAGCATAGTGTTCCCTAGTGCCTACATCTCAGCAGGTGCACTTGTGGTGCACATAGTGTTAAGCTGGGTGGTGGTGTACAAACTGGATTGGGGTTTGCTGGGTGCGGCGTTGATGCTGAGTTTTTCATGGTGGATTATAGTGGTGGCACAGTTTGTGTACATCGTTTGGACTCCAAGGTGCAAGCGTACATGGAGAGGTTTTAGCATTAGGGCATTTTCCGGTCTTTGGAGATTTTTGAAGTTGTCTGCAGCATCGGCCGTAATGTTATGCCTTGAGACTTGGTATTATCAAATTATAGTCTTGATTGCTGGGTTGCTTGAAGATGCTGAAATTGCCTTGGACGCCCTCTCTATCTG CATTACCATAACTGGATGGGTGTTCATGGTTTCTGTGGGGTTCAATGCTGCTGCAAG TGTGAGGGTCGGGAATGAGCTTGGGGTTGGGCATCCAAAAGCGGCTGCATTTGCAGTTGTAATGGTAACTACAAGCTCCTTCCTAATCTCGGTGGTCTGTGCCATAATTGTACTTGCATTGCGAGATGTCATAAGTTACATTTTCACTGAGGGGGAAACAGTCTCTAATGCAGTCTCAGAACTTTCTCCTTATGTTGCAATATCTATCATTCTCAACGGTATTCAACCTGTTTTGTCAG GGGTGGCTGTTGGGTGTGGATGGCAAGCATTTGTAGCATACGTTAACGTGGGATGCTACTACATCGTTGGCATTCCATTGGGTTGCCTTCTTGGCTTCAAGTTCGACTTTGGAGTTCAG GGAATATGGGGTGGGATGATAGGAGGTACTTTTATTCAGACTGTTATCTTAATGTGGGTCACATTTCGTACTGACTGGAACAAAGAG GTTGAAAAGGTAAGGAATCGTTTGGACAATTGGGAAGACAAAAAGGAGCGTTCTCATGAGGATCTTCTGATTAATTAG